The following coding sequences lie in one Fusibacter sp. A1 genomic window:
- a CDS encoding bifunctional diguanylate cyclase/phosphodiesterase has protein sequence MPFAWAIADTLWLYYEHFTSIDPNESTLLLYIYALPNIFMVFAIIDYFYKNITKWHRMQLLLDMGLVFIILLGLASSMLLKNIDLTILSNVDFISLVIYMVTDVCTGVVILAMLFSSRMKKIPIELLLGALAFLIYIVSDQIFIFSYYYDTYIANSISDVMFLASFTLFVIVGIIDYQNNKPTADTLFRAPENIGKTKAVWVISMVPIAAFLLKVIDLHYLAIMFLAIVLNLAFSHYVQKSYLVETLLKRETLQKATLEETVDLKTRELVALNNKLFERSTTDYLTGLYNRSYFLEYLKGLIEENKTAFSVFFMDLDRFKVINDLHGHSMGDAVLKEVAKRLSKLSEGEFMISRFGGDEFAVALTADSNAILEDVSQRMIGCLSQGIVIDKYIFNVDVSIGIARYPKDALTSEELMKFADIAMYHAKASDSNENYVFYTSQLIERIERRNHLELLLRNAAINNDFELYYQPQFNAKTKVLTGMEALIRWYHPVEGFISPAEFIPIAEEAGLIVDISEWVSRTACLQIKNWNEKYGMELTIAINTSPICLDGVDFFKDIKELMATTGVKPSWIDIEITEHSAMNSSTRMEEIFMGLSDMGVNISIDDFGTGYSSLSYIKRFDVDTLKIAKELIDNIATDKDDLLIVNAIVMVAKGMGLKTIAEGVETEMQLKLLQELDCHTIQGYLLGKPVDGEKFEKIYLESKDGCKGAVS, from the coding sequence TACATCTATGCGCTACCCAATATCTTTATGGTATTCGCGATCATAGACTATTTTTACAAAAACATAACTAAATGGCACCGTATGCAACTACTGCTTGATATGGGGCTTGTCTTTATCATATTGCTCGGTTTGGCGAGCAGCATGTTGCTGAAAAACATCGATCTGACGATTCTATCGAATGTGGATTTTATCAGTCTTGTGATTTACATGGTGACAGATGTGTGCACAGGTGTTGTCATACTTGCGATGCTCTTTTCATCGAGAATGAAAAAAATACCTATCGAGCTTTTATTGGGTGCGCTTGCATTTTTAATTTATATCGTTTCAGATCAGATATTCATCTTCAGCTATTACTATGATACCTATATCGCCAATTCAATTTCGGATGTGATGTTCTTAGCGAGCTTCACGCTGTTTGTCATTGTCGGGATTATCGACTATCAGAACAATAAACCAACTGCGGATACGCTCTTCAGGGCACCTGAGAATATCGGTAAGACAAAAGCGGTGTGGGTGATTTCGATGGTGCCGATCGCAGCATTCCTTTTAAAGGTGATCGATCTACACTATCTTGCGATCATGTTTCTGGCGATTGTCTTGAATCTGGCATTTTCACATTATGTTCAAAAGTCTTATCTTGTGGAAACACTTTTAAAAAGAGAAACCTTGCAGAAGGCTACTCTTGAAGAAACCGTGGACCTTAAAACCAGAGAGCTGGTCGCGCTTAACAACAAGTTGTTCGAGAGGTCCACTACAGATTACTTGACCGGACTTTATAACAGATCTTACTTTTTAGAGTATCTCAAGGGCTTGATAGAGGAGAATAAGACCGCCTTTTCTGTGTTTTTCATGGACCTTGACAGGTTTAAGGTGATCAACGATTTACACGGCCATAGCATGGGAGACGCTGTACTCAAAGAAGTTGCAAAACGCTTAAGTAAATTGTCAGAAGGCGAATTCATGATTTCTAGATTCGGTGGAGACGAGTTCGCTGTCGCCTTGACTGCCGACAGCAATGCCATCCTTGAAGATGTTTCACAGCGCATGATCGGCTGCCTGAGTCAAGGTATCGTCATCGACAAATACATCTTCAATGTCGATGTCAGTATCGGTATCGCCAGATACCCTAAAGATGCCCTGACGTCGGAAGAGCTGATGAAGTTCGCAGATATAGCGATGTATCATGCGAAAGCTTCCGATTCCAATGAAAACTATGTGTTCTATACCTCGCAGCTGATCGAGCGCATAGAGCGTAGGAACCATCTTGAGCTACTTCTCAGAAACGCGGCGATAAATAACGACTTTGAGCTCTACTACCAGCCACAGTTCAATGCTAAAACCAAGGTCCTTACAGGAATGGAAGCGCTAATCAGATGGTATCATCCAGTCGAAGGCTTTATCTCGCCTGCGGAATTCATACCGATTGCGGAAGAAGCCGGACTGATTGTTGACATCAGCGAGTGGGTGAGCAGAACGGCATGTTTACAGATTAAGAATTGGAACGAGAAGTACGGCATGGAACTGACCATCGCGATCAACACATCACCGATCTGTCTGGATGGTGTGGATTTCTTCAAAGACATTAAAGAGTTGATGGCAACGACTGGCGTGAAGCCATCTTGGATTGATATTGAAATAACAGAACACAGCGCCATGAACTCCTCCACAAGAATGGAAGAAATATTCATGGGGTTAAGCGATATGGGAGTCAACATCTCAATTGACGACTTCGGTACTGGGTATTCCTCGCTGAGCTATATCAAGAGATTTGATGTGGATACGCTCAAGATCGCCAAGGAGCTTATCGACAACATAGCGACGGACAAAGATGACCTTTTGATCGTGAATGCCATTGTCATGGTTGCAAAAGGAATGGGGCTTAAAACCATAGCAGAAGGTGTAGAAACCGAAATGCAGCTAAAACTTCTTCAAGAACTCGATTGCCATACGATTCAGGGCTATCTGCTTGGAAAACCTGTGGACGGTGAGAAGTTTGAGAAAATATATTTGGAGAGTAAAGATGGATGTAAAGGCGCTGTTTCTTGA
- the aspS gene encoding aspartate--tRNA(Asn) ligase, giving the protein MKRTMIKSLNEHVNQTVKISGWVHRIRKLKAVVFVILRDRTGLIQVAMSPQVVEEADLRLEAVVSVTGTVVENQNKLGPIELQATAIEVLSKVSEDLPIQINGQTLEAGLETILNHRVLALRHQMEQATFKIQAALCEGFANFLRANEFTEIHTPKLVKEGAEGGAGVFSLDYFGQTAYLAQSPQFYKQMMVVAGMERVFEIGSVFRAESHSTSRHLNEYVSMDLEMGFITSEGDLMDLETQLLSSMLEHVRKTCEGELELLEVALPDVPESIPRMKLSQAIEILKDHYGKTELEGDLDPEGEKLIAAHVKELTGSDFLFLTHYPRTKRPMYTKACGESETHSFDLLFKGLEITTGGLRIHEEEALSASMRYKGLESENYASYLETFRYGAPPHGGLAIGLERITAQLLGYKNIRRATLFPRDNTRLTP; this is encoded by the coding sequence ATGAAAAGAACAATGATCAAAAGCCTAAATGAACATGTGAACCAGACGGTTAAAATCAGCGGATGGGTACACCGTATACGCAAGCTGAAAGCGGTTGTCTTTGTAATTTTAAGGGACCGTACAGGGCTTATTCAAGTCGCAATGTCGCCCCAAGTAGTTGAAGAAGCCGACCTGAGGCTTGAAGCTGTTGTCAGTGTCACTGGAACCGTTGTTGAAAATCAGAATAAGCTAGGACCGATCGAACTACAAGCCACCGCGATAGAAGTACTGAGTAAAGTCAGTGAGGACTTACCGATACAGATCAACGGGCAAACACTTGAAGCGGGACTTGAAACAATATTGAATCATAGGGTGCTCGCCTTAAGGCATCAGATGGAACAGGCTACTTTCAAAATTCAAGCGGCTCTGTGTGAAGGATTCGCAAACTTTTTAAGAGCCAACGAATTTACAGAAATCCACACCCCGAAGCTCGTAAAAGAAGGCGCGGAAGGCGGTGCTGGAGTATTCAGTCTCGATTATTTCGGACAGACCGCCTACCTTGCGCAAAGCCCCCAGTTTTATAAGCAGATGATGGTTGTGGCAGGTATGGAAAGGGTGTTTGAGATAGGATCGGTCTTTAGAGCCGAATCCCATAGCACGTCAAGGCATCTGAACGAATACGTGAGCATGGACCTTGAAATGGGATTCATCACCTCAGAAGGCGATCTGATGGACCTTGAGACACAGCTGCTTTCGAGCATGCTCGAACATGTTAGGAAGACATGCGAAGGCGAGCTTGAGCTGCTTGAAGTCGCTTTGCCCGACGTGCCAGAATCGATTCCACGAATGAAGTTGTCACAGGCGATTGAGATACTCAAAGACCACTACGGCAAAACTGAGCTTGAGGGAGACCTGGACCCCGAAGGTGAAAAACTGATTGCCGCCCATGTCAAGGAACTGACAGGATCTGATTTTCTGTTTTTGACCCATTACCCAAGGACTAAAAGGCCCATGTATACAAAGGCGTGCGGTGAGTCAGAGACACATAGCTTCGACCTCTTGTTCAAAGGGCTTGAAATAACGACTGGCGGGCTTAGAATCCACGAGGAGGAAGCGCTGAGTGCCAGTATGCGATATAAGGGTCTCGAATCTGAAAACTATGCGAGCTACCTGGAAACCTTCAGATACGGCGCGCCTCCGCATGGTGGTCTGGCAATCGGACTGGAGCGTATCACAGCGCAGCTGCTAGGCTACAAGAACATCAGAAGAGCCACTTTGTTTCCTAGAGACAACACCAGATTGACTCCATGA